The stretch of DNA GGAAGTCGCGGTGATGTTCCACCTGCGCGACGCGCTGCGCTCGGGCGACATATGGCTCGACCGCTCGCATCGTTACGGCGACCTCCGCCACGTTCTTGTGCCGATGGCGGTCGCGCGCGCCGCGAAGCTGGCGGTCCCGCCCGACCCGCATGTCTGGCTCGCCGACCGCAAGGCGCGACTTACCGATGGCCTTGCCCGCCTCGGTCGCGCGGCGCGCAACGGCGCGATCCCGAAAGGCAGCATCGAGGGTGGCACGTTGCGCATCGATCGCCTGACCGCCGATGCCCCGGACGGGATCGATGACCTAGTGCTCGACCTGTATCGACGCCTGCCACCCGTCCGCATCACCGACCTGCTGCTCGAAGTGGATGCCGCGCTTGGGTTCACCGACGCCTTCACCCATCTGCGCACCGGCGTACCGTGCGGCGACCGGATCGGCCTGCTCAACGTCCTGCTCGCCGAGGGGCTGAACCTGGGACTGCGCAAGATGGCTGAGGCGTCCAACACCCACGATTATTGGCAGCTTTCCCGCCTCGCGCGCTGGCACGTCGAAAGCGAAGCGATCGATCAGGCGCTGGCTCATGTGGTCGCCGCGCAAGGAGCGCTGCCGATGGCAAGGGTCTGGGGCATGGGCACCACCGCATCGGCCGATGGCCAGTTCTTCTCTGCCGCGCGGCAGGGCGAAGCGATGAACACGGTCAACGCCCGCTACGGCAACGATCCCGGCATCAAGGCCTATACCCATGTCAACGACCGGTTCGCGCCGTTCGCGTCGCGGACCATCCCCGCGACCGTCAGCGAGGCACCCTATCTGCTCGACGGGCTGACGATGAACGAAGCCGGGCGGCGGATCGAGGAGCAGTACGCCGACACCGGCGGGTTCACCGATCATCTGTTCGGGATCAGCGCCATGCTCGGCTACCGCCTCGTGCTGCGCATCCGCGACCTGCCGTCCAAACGGCTCTACGTGTTCGATCCCGCCGCCACGCCGAGCGAGCTGCGGCCGCTGGTGGGCGGGAAGGCGCGCGACGCGTTGATCGTCTCCAATTGGCCCGACCTGTTCCGCTGCGCGGCCACCATGAGCGCGGGGCAGGTCGCGCCGAGCCGCATCCTGCGCAAGCTTGCCGCCTATCCGCGCCAGAACGATCTGGCGGCCGCACTGCGCGAGGTCGGCCGGATCGAGCGGACGCTGTTCATCATCGAATGGATCCTCGATGCCGGCATGCAGCGCCGTACGCAGGTCGGCCTCAACAAGGGCGAGGCACACCACGCGCTCAAAAACGCCTTGCGCATCGGCCGCCAGGGCGAGATCCGTGACCGCACCACGGAGGGGCAGCACTACCGGATCGCGGGACTTAACCTGCTCACCGCCATCATCGTCTACTGGAACACCCTGCATCTCGGCCATGCCGTCAAAGCCCGACGCCGCGAAGGGCTTGATACGCCCGATCACCTTCTCGCCCATATCTCACCGCTCGGATGGGCGCATATCCTCCTCACCGGCGAATACCTCTGGCCCAAGGATACCGCCGCTTAGGGTGTCATTTCGCCCTCAGCCGGAACCGACCCCAGCCTGGCGCCCTGATGCACCGTCCGCAGCAGCTCGATCGACGCAAGGATCTGATCGGTCGGGCGAAACGACCGGAAGCTGAACGCCGCGAATACGAGCCTGGCGACGGCGCGCAGCGATCTCTGGCGACCCACCAGTTCGTCGAACTCGTCGTGCCTGTCGGGATGAACGAGACCGGAGGCTACCGCGACGCTGGTCTCCAGCGCCTCCCACCCGAGCGTGCCGGCGATCGCCGCGCCGAGATCACCGCCGCTCGTGCGCGCCGCCAGCAGCGCCCGGCCGAGCTGGACATGATCGACCGCGACGCCAGTCAGTATATCGGCCTCGCGCAAGCGCCGCTCGTTGCGGCTCCACTCCGCCTTACGCCGGGCGGTGCCGAGGAGCCTGCCGAACAGGTCGATTGCCAGGTCGGTGAGCGCTGCCTGCCGCTCGATCACGAAGGCGGTCAGCGTCGCATAGCGGCGGTCTGCCGAGAAGCGCTGCATCTCGCGGGCGTGGAGGATGCGCGCTTCCTTGGCGATGACGCCGTAGCGGTTGGCGTGGATGGTTTTTCGCCGTTCGTCGGTGATCCCTGCGCGGCGCACGACCTCGAGCCGGGCGATCACCGCCTTGAGGCTTTTCGTTCTGGCGCCTTCGGGTGCATCGGCGATCCAGCCGAGCATGGTTCGCTCTCCGCTCCGTTCGCTGAGCAACTCGTCCAGGCTGGCCAGCGTGGCCGGGCTGAGGTCGGCGATCAGATGTCGATACGCCTGTCGCCGCGCCATGGCGCGACCAGCCAGCGCAAGTCGCTCGATCAGGTCCGCGCCCGGGACAACAATGCGCGCGGCCTTCAGCGCGTCGATGACGGCGAGTACGATCGGTTCCCCCTTCTCCGTGGCCACCGCGCCGATCGCTGCCGCTCGGATACACAGGCGATAATCGCGCTCCTGCATCGTCCGCAGGTCCAGTTGGGCCACGATCTCGGCCAGATGCTCGCGCCGGGTCTCGTCACGCCGGGCGTAAAGCTCGAACACGACCGGATCGATGCCGATCTGGTCGGCGACCGTATCGAGGACAGCGACCGGGATCGTCTCGCCCGAGCGCAGTGGCCGCCCGAGATCGCGCACCAGCGCCAGCTGCACCGCGAAGCCCAGCCGATTGTGGGATCGGCGACGACGCCTGGCGAAGGCGACATCCTCCGGCGTGAGCGCGTAGCGCGCGAGTGCCTCCTCGTGGGTGTCGGGAGGCTCGAACAGAACCGATCGCGCCTGAGCATCCAGAAATGCCACGCCGGCGATCCGCTCAGTCAGCCGGTGATCGCAGGCTTGTCGGCCGCCCCGGCCCCGGCCCACCCGGTCCGCTTCAGCATGTCGATCAACGTCGAGCGCGGCACCTTGAAGCTGCGGCATATCGAGGCCTTGCTGGTGCCGCCCTCCAGCGCCGCCAGGATCTGGTCGATCTTCTCAGCATCGATCGTGGGCGGTCTGCCGCCCTTGCGGCCACGTCGACGCGCCGCGGCGAGTCCTGCGTTGACGCGCTCGGTGATCAGTGCCCGCTCATATTCGGCGAGCGTGCCGAATAGGTTGAACAGGAAGCTGCCATGCGCATTCGTGGTGTCGATCGCTTCGGTCAGCGACCGGAAGGCAACGCCGCGCTGTTTCAGTTCCTCGACGATGCGGATCAGGTGCGACAGCGACCGGCCGAGCCGATCGAGCTTCCAGACGACGAGCACATCGCCTTCGCGCAGATCGGTCATGCACGCTTTCAGGCCCGGTCGATCGTCGCGTACGCCCGAGGCGCGATCCTGGTGCAGATGCCGCTCGTCGATACCCGCGCCGAGCAGCGCGTCACGCTGCAGATCGACCGACTGGCGATCGTCGTTGGTGGAGACCCGCATGTAACCGACCAGCATATGCGACAAACCCCGAAATAGACGTTGTCGCGCATCCTAGCGGTCCGACAGGGTTTGTCGTGCGAAATACGGGGCTTTTCGGAGGGTGGATCAGCAGTCGCCGAGTGGTGCGCGGAAATCAGATGTTTGCCGTTGTCCTTAATCGCACCGTCGACGCGTTAGCGTACACGGCTGAAGAAATTCCCACGGAGCCCCCTATCGGTCCTCTTTGCAGACCGGCTTACAACCGACGTGATGCAAAACTTTTGATTTTCGCATCAAGAATGAGCTGTTGAACCCGAACTCTGCCTTTCCCAAAATCCGATGCTGTTTTGAGATTCAGTCGCGCGACCGCCAAGCGCCGTGCATCGAATACCGACCTGCTCGCGATCATTACGTCTGAAAGAGCCGTCGGTTGGACCGAGAAAGGCGTGATCTTCATCGCCCGTTAGGTGCCCAAGGCTTACGAACCACTCCGACGTCTTGATGCGTTGCGTATCTCGGGAGTAGCGGTTTGAAGCCTTGGGCACCTGACGACGCGAAGGCATCAGCCGTCCTCCAATTGATCGCGGAGCATTCCAGCGATGTCATTGCCCTTGTTGGGCCTGACATGACCTTCAGCTATATTTCTGGATCCTCCGAGCGGTTGTTTCTCAGATCGCCGTCCGAAGTGATCGGGCACCCTGTCTTCGAGTTCGTATTCCACGAAGATCTGCCTACTCTCGTTGAAGCTAACCGGGTCGTAATGGGTGGCGGCTCGAACGATGCGACGGTCATCGTGCGAGTCATTCGCGGCGATGGCTCCCTGCTCTGGGTTGAAGTAGCCTCAAGGGTTGTCGAGAACCTGAAGTCGGGGACCCCGGGGGACCGAGCGGTCATCATGCGCGACGTATCTCAGCGCAAGGCTCTCGAAGACGAGTTGCGTGCCATGGCGATGAAGGACGGCCTTACCGGTCTTGCCAATCGCCGGGCGTTTGATGAGGCGCTTTCGGGAGAGTGGAAGCGGACGCTTGTTGCCAAATCACAGCTGTCGCTGCTGATCGCGGATATCGATCACTTTAAGAAGTTCAACGACGCTCATGGGCATCAGGTGGGGGACGATTGCCTCCGCAGCGTGGCAACGGCGTTCCTTTCGGCAACCAGCGCCGATAAAGATGTGGTCGCCAGATATGGGGGTGAGGAACTGGCCGTCATACTACCTGACGCTAACCGTGATCATGCTATGGATGTCGCTGAACATATCAGGGCTGCTGTCGAGGCGCTGCAAATTCCCCACGGAGTAGAGGTAGGAGGGGTAATTACCGTCAGCATCGGCGTAGCTACCGCTCTCGCCCGTGACGGTGCAACAGCCGTAATGCCGCAGACTTTGCTGACCTCTGCCGACCGCGCACTATACCTCGCGAAGGAAGCCGGAAAAAACTGCTGCAAATCAGCGCTTTTGCTGGCGAGCTAGCCACAGCTAATTAGCTAATGGAGCTGTTGAAACACGCCCGCCCCATAAAACCTGGCCATCCCGTAAACGATCGTTTTGGGAACGCCTGAGCCGTCTCGATCGCCGTTCCCAATCGGGAATCGATTAGCGCGCACCGGGATTGTTCCAACTGCCGCGGGCGGTTCTGACATCACCACGCTGCAACCTGCGCATTGAGTTGGAACAAAAAAGCCTGATCTCCATTTTGACAGTATAGTGTCATAATGAAAGCAGGCTGTCTTTTGCCCCATCAAGACAACACCGTGCGCGAGCTGGCGCTGACTATATTTGCCGCGAACGGCCGCCTTGTCGGTGCCGGGAACGAGCTGGTCGCGCATCTCGGCCTGACCAGCGCCTGGTGGCAGGTGCTGGCGGCGTTGCGTTATTCGCCTTTCCCGCTACCGACCGCCTCGATCGCTCGCAACATGGGCCTGACCAGGCAGGCGGTGCAGCGCATCGTCGATGTGCTCGCCGAACGTGGGCTCGTCGAGTTTCAGAGCAATCCGCATCATCAGCGCGCCAAGCTGGTCGTGCTAACGCCCGCCGGCCTTGAGGCAGTCACAGGCGCGGAAAACGTGGTCGCGCCCTTGGATCAGGCCATCCTCGACCG from Sphingomonas sp. HMP9 encodes:
- a CDS encoding Tn3 family transposase, translated to MPRRHILSARHRSALLDLPTDEASLLRHYILADDDLIHIDRRRRPENRIGFALQLCALRYPGRMLVPGEVIPLAVSAFLGAQLGITGDALVRYAVRRQTRQQHMEVLRSIYGYRTFPGQGAPARAFRDWLFIEAEQARSNDDLARRFIARCRETITILPAITTIERLCADALVAAERRIEKRIATRLDPAARTRLDRLTTEMLPGAISRFIWLRRIEPGNNSAAANRLLDRLEFLRAMNLDTGLLAGVPPHRVARLRRQGERYFADGLRDLSADRRRAILAVCIIEWATATADAVIETHDRIVGRTWREAKQLHDARAAETRNGVTATLGGFAALGQSLLEAHGDGASLEDAVARAAGWEHLTRLVATARTLTDTLGDDPLAHVDQGYHRFRRYAPRMLRCLDLEAAPVARPLLDAATAIATKGALPTTDDFLRPHSKWRRQLRAKGDDDARLREVAVMFHLRDALRSGDIWLDRSHRYGDLRHVLVPMAVARAAKLAVPPDPHVWLADRKARLTDGLARLGRAARNGAIPKGSIEGGTLRIDRLTADAPDGIDDLVLDLYRRLPPVRITDLLLEVDAALGFTDAFTHLRTGVPCGDRIGLLNVLLAEGLNLGLRKMAEASNTHDYWQLSRLARWHVESEAIDQALAHVVAAQGALPMARVWGMGTTASADGQFFSAARQGEAMNTVNARYGNDPGIKAYTHVNDRFAPFASRTIPATVSEAPYLLDGLTMNEAGRRIEEQYADTGGFTDHLFGISAMLGYRLVLRIRDLPSKRLYVFDPAATPSELRPLVGGKARDALIVSNWPDLFRCAATMSAGQVAPSRILRKLAAYPRQNDLAAALREVGRIERTLFIIEWILDAGMQRRTQVGLNKGEAHHALKNALRIGRQGEIRDRTTEGQHYRIAGLNLLTAIIVYWNTLHLGHAVKARRREGLDTPDHLLAHISPLGWAHILLTGEYLWPKDTAA
- a CDS encoding DUF4158 domain-containing protein; this translates as MAFLDAQARSVLFEPPDTHEEALARYALTPEDVAFARRRRRSHNRLGFAVQLALVRDLGRPLRSGETIPVAVLDTVADQIGIDPVVFELYARRDETRREHLAEIVAQLDLRTMQERDYRLCIRAAAIGAVATEKGEPIVLAVIDALKAARIVVPGADLIERLALAGRAMARRQAYRHLIADLSPATLASLDELLSERSGERTMLGWIADAPEGARTKSLKAVIARLEVVRRAGITDERRKTIHANRYGVIAKEARILHAREMQRFSADRRYATLTAFVIERQAALTDLAIDLFGRLLGTARRKAEWSRNERRLREADILTGVAVDHVQLGRALLAARTSGGDLGAAIAGTLGWEALETSVAVASGLVHPDRHDEFDELVGRQRSLRAVARLVFAAFSFRSFRPTDQILASIELLRTVHQGARLGSVPAEGEMTP
- a CDS encoding recombinase family protein gives rise to the protein MLVGYMRVSTNDDRQSVDLQRDALLGAGIDERHLHQDRASGVRDDRPGLKACMTDLREGDVLVVWKLDRLGRSLSHLIRIVEELKQRGVAFRSLTEAIDTTNAHGSFLFNLFGTLAEYERALITERVNAGLAAARRRGRKGGRPPTIDAEKIDQILAALEGGTSKASICRSFKVPRSTLIDMLKRTGWAGAGAADKPAITG
- a CDS encoding GGDEF domain-containing protein; its protein translation is MTFSYISGSSERLFLRSPSEVIGHPVFEFVFHEDLPTLVEANRVVMGGGSNDATVIVRVIRGDGSLLWVEVASRVVENLKSGTPGDRAVIMRDVSQRKALEDELRAMAMKDGLTGLANRRAFDEALSGEWKRTLVAKSQLSLLIADIDHFKKFNDAHGHQVGDDCLRSVATAFLSATSADKDVVARYGGEELAVILPDANRDHAMDVAEHIRAAVEALQIPHGVEVGGVITVSIGVATALARDGATAVMPQTLLTSADRALYLAKEAGKNCCKSALLLAS
- a CDS encoding MarR family winged helix-turn-helix transcriptional regulator encodes the protein MKAGCLLPHQDNTVRELALTIFAANGRLVGAGNELVAHLGLTSAWWQVLAALRYSPFPLPTASIARNMGLTRQAVQRIVDVLAERGLVEFQSNPHHQRAKLVVLTPAGLEAVTGAENVVAPLDQAILDRIGSERLQAAIATLDEMIVIISERLDGVEDASSSIPHNLKETLP